One Qipengyuania gaetbuli genomic region harbors:
- the pstA gene encoding phosphate ABC transporter permease PstA, whose product MSEHIAPTRTPEFEARLKKRYAAERRFRRLGLAAIVFSVAVLVYLLGTMTLNGIGGFQRAELEVPIDFTQAGISADPATMASDGAVQSLQGQGLPEVVQFFAEQSLGDEAAEQLGAQAWRDVADAIAADPSILDRQETFWLPASASLASGYAGEGSAEMQALAQQLDEAGKIDKNFDTGFFARSDATNPQQAGIWGALKGSFLTMIVTLLLAFPIGVLAALYLEEYAPKNRWTDLIELSINNLAAVPSIIFGLLGLAVFLTLFPNLRSAPVIGGMTLALMTMPVIVIAGRNAIKAVPPSIRDGALAIGASPVQVVFHHVLPLALPGILTGTIIGMARALGETAPLLMIGMRAFVASPPDSFTSPATVLPMQIFLWSDEIDRGFVERTSAAIIVLLLFLLLMNGLAIYLRNKFEKKW is encoded by the coding sequence ATGAGTGAGCATATCGCCCCCACGCGTACGCCCGAATTCGAGGCGCGCCTGAAGAAGCGTTACGCGGCAGAGCGCCGGTTCCGCAGGCTCGGCCTGGCCGCGATCGTGTTCTCGGTCGCCGTGCTGGTCTACCTGCTCGGCACGATGACGCTGAACGGCATCGGCGGCTTCCAGCGCGCCGAGCTCGAAGTCCCGATCGACTTCACGCAGGCCGGCATTTCCGCCGATCCCGCCACCATGGCGAGCGACGGGGCCGTGCAATCCCTGCAGGGGCAGGGCCTGCCCGAAGTCGTGCAATTCTTCGCCGAGCAGTCGCTGGGCGACGAGGCGGCCGAACAGCTTGGCGCACAGGCCTGGCGTGATGTCGCCGATGCGATTGCCGCCGATCCCTCCATCCTCGACCGGCAGGAAACCTTCTGGCTTCCTGCCAGTGCCAGCCTTGCCAGCGGCTATGCCGGCGAAGGGTCGGCGGAAATGCAGGCGCTCGCGCAGCAGCTCGATGAAGCGGGCAAGATCGACAAGAACTTCGACACCGGCTTCTTCGCCCGGTCCGATGCGACCAATCCGCAGCAGGCAGGCATCTGGGGCGCGCTCAAGGGCTCGTTCCTGACGATGATCGTGACCCTGCTGCTGGCCTTCCCCATCGGTGTGCTGGCCGCGCTCTACCTCGAGGAATACGCGCCCAAGAACCGCTGGACCGACCTCATCGAGCTGTCGATCAACAACCTTGCGGCAGTTCCGTCGATCATCTTCGGCCTGCTGGGCCTTGCGGTCTTCCTGACCCTGTTCCCGAACCTGCGATCCGCCCCCGTGATCGGCGGCATGACGCTGGCGCTGATGACCATGCCGGTCATCGTCATTGCCGGGCGCAACGCGATCAAGGCGGTCCCGCCGAGCATCCGTGACGGCGCGCTCGCCATCGGGGCCTCGCCGGTCCAGGTGGTCTTCCACCACGTCCTGCCGCTCGCCCTGCCCGGCATCCTGACCGGCACGATCATCGGCATGGCCCGCGCGCTGGGTGAAACCGCGCCGCTGCTCATGATCGGCATGCGCGCTTTCGTGGCGAGCCCGCCCGATAGCTTCACCTCGCCTGCCACGGTCCTGCCGATGCAGATCTTCCTCTGGTCTGACGAAATCGATCGCGGTTTCGTGGAACGGACCAGTGCGGCTATTATCGTCCTGTTGCTGTTCCTCCTGCTGATGAACGGCCTCGCCATCTACCTGCGCAACAAATTCGAGAAAAAGTGGTGA
- the pstC gene encoding phosphate ABC transporter permease subunit PstC, which yields MSPTILLLLALGLGLAGWLAARARAWTFRKASPDGRLASLPSYHAWYVALWIILPVLVFVGAWSAIAPGLVTQSVLASPAADQLPAFGFQRQTILNEARAVATGASQAVFNPLAKEFVEPYRQALSFYNWIGIAATLVIAFLGGAWSFLRLKPDFAARTRVERIVMAILLGASLVAILTTIGIFVSLIFETLRFFGMVNPLDFLFGTHWGPDPMSNPNNPDSSRYGAIPLFWGTLFIGAIIAMIVAIPLGLMSAVYLTQYANPRLRAWIKPTLEILAGVPTVVYGYFAALTIAPAIRDFAISLGASNPSSESALAAGLVMGVMIIPFVSSMADDSIAAVPQAMRDGSLAMGATTNETIRRVLVPAALPGIVAGVMLAISRAIGETMIVVMAASTAANLSANPLDSMTTVTVQIVAMLTGEGSFDHPATLSAFALGFVLFMVTLGLNFIALRVVKRFREAYE from the coding sequence ATGTCGCCGACCATTCTGCTCCTCCTGGCCCTCGGGCTCGGGCTCGCCGGATGGTTGGCGGCTCGTGCTCGTGCGTGGACCTTCCGCAAGGCGAGCCCTGACGGGCGGCTCGCCAGCCTGCCCAGCTACCACGCATGGTACGTGGCGCTGTGGATCATCCTGCCCGTCCTGGTTTTCGTCGGGGCGTGGAGCGCGATCGCGCCCGGCCTCGTCACCCAGTCGGTGCTGGCGTCGCCTGCCGCCGACCAGCTGCCTGCCTTCGGTTTCCAGCGCCAGACGATCCTGAACGAGGCGCGCGCGGTCGCGACCGGGGCATCGCAGGCGGTGTTCAACCCGCTGGCGAAGGAATTCGTCGAGCCGTACCGTCAGGCCCTGTCGTTCTACAACTGGATCGGCATCGCTGCGACGCTGGTTATCGCTTTCCTCGGCGGCGCGTGGTCGTTCCTGCGCCTGAAGCCCGATTTCGCCGCCCGCACCCGGGTGGAGCGGATCGTCATGGCGATCCTGCTGGGTGCCTCGCTGGTCGCGATCCTGACGACCATCGGTATCTTCGTCAGCCTCATATTCGAGACACTGCGCTTCTTCGGCATGGTCAACCCGCTCGACTTCCTGTTCGGCACCCACTGGGGTCCGGATCCGATGAGCAACCCGAACAACCCGGACAGCAGCCGCTACGGCGCGATTCCGCTGTTCTGGGGCACGCTGTTCATCGGTGCGATCATCGCCATGATCGTGGCCATCCCGCTCGGCCTGATGAGCGCGGTGTACCTGACGCAATACGCGAACCCGCGCCTGCGTGCCTGGATCAAGCCGACGCTCGAAATCCTCGCCGGCGTCCCGACCGTGGTCTACGGTTATTTCGCCGCGCTGACGATTGCGCCCGCCATTCGCGATTTCGCGATCAGCCTCGGCGCCTCCAACCCCTCGAGCGAGAGCGCGCTGGCAGCCGGCCTCGTCATGGGCGTGATGATCATCCCGTTCGTGTCCTCGATGGCCGACGATTCCATCGCTGCGGTCCCGCAGGCCATGCGTGACGGCAGCCTGGCGATGGGCGCGACCACCAACGAGACGATCCGCCGCGTGCTGGTGCCTGCCGCCCTGCCCGGCATCGTGGCCGGTGTCATGCTCGCCATCAGCCGCGCGATCGGCGAGACCATGATCGTCGTCATGGCCGCATCGACCGCCGCAAATCTCAGCGCCAATCCGCTCGATTCCATGACCACGGTGACGGTCCAGATTGTCGCCATGCTGACCGGCGAAGGCAGTTTCGACCATCCCGCGACGCTCAGCGCCTTCGCGCTCGGCTTCGTGCTGTTCATGGTGACGCTGGGGCTGAACTTCATCGCCCTGCGCGTCGTCAAGAGGTTCCGCGAAGCTTATGAGTGA
- the pstB gene encoding phosphate ABC transporter ATP-binding protein PstB: MSARNVSVFYGDKKAIDEVSIDIPTRYVTAFIGPSGCGKSTFLRTLNRMNDTIPSARVEGDIMLDGEDIYKSGMDVVQLRARVGMVFQKPNPFPKSIYENIAYGPKIHGLAEGKDELDAVVEKSLRRAGLWEEVKDRLQDSGTALSGGQQQRLCIARAIAVDPEVILMDEPCSALDPIATAKIEELIDELNGRYAIVIVTHSMQQAARVSQRTAFFHLGKMVEYGRTSDIFTNPLEQRTQDYITGRYG; encoded by the coding sequence ATGAGCGCGCGGAACGTCTCCGTTTTCTACGGCGACAAGAAGGCGATCGACGAGGTTTCGATCGACATTCCCACGCGCTACGTCACGGCCTTCATCGGCCCGTCGGGCTGCGGCAAGTCGACCTTCCTGCGCACGCTCAACCGCATGAACGACACGATCCCTTCGGCGCGCGTCGAAGGCGACATCATGCTGGACGGCGAAGACATCTACAAATCGGGCATGGACGTGGTGCAGCTGCGCGCCCGCGTCGGCATGGTCTTCCAGAAGCCCAACCCCTTCCCCAAGTCGATCTACGAAAACATCGCCTACGGTCCGAAGATCCACGGCCTTGCAGAAGGCAAGGACGAGCTGGACGCGGTGGTCGAGAAATCGCTGCGCCGCGCGGGCCTGTGGGAAGAGGTCAAGGACCGCCTTCAGGACAGCGGCACCGCCTTGTCCGGCGGCCAGCAGCAGCGCCTGTGCATCGCGCGCGCCATCGCCGTCGATCCCGAAGTCATCCTGATGGACGAACCATGTTCGGCACTCGACCCGATCGCCACTGCAAAGATCGAGGAACTGATCGACGAACTGAATGGCCGCTATGCCATCGTGATCGTTACCCACTCGATGCAGCAGGCCGCTCGCGTCAGCCAGCGGACGGCTTTCTTCCACCTCGGAAAGATGGTGGAATATGGTCGTACTTCTGACATATTCACCAATCCGCTCGAACAGCGGACCCAGGATTACATCACGGGCCGCTACGGATAA
- a CDS encoding ATP-binding protein has product MSERSFPWSAFALAVATAIALLVLGDDLLTVALVLLVWAGSLWLVGATPPPAVEQNSNGAISRDSMGDLFEHSETPVLLTDRGRVIVANLAARRLLGAHVLGQDVRMALRQPEAVSLLDSDQDGAAIVRGLARRSDIWRVNRKLLDTNLSVIELVNKTAEADISRAHTDFVANASHELRTPLASILGYVETLREEDRPEPEMADKFLATIQREARRLQDLVSDLMSLSRIEAEKHDMPASTVALAAVAKRAAQDGAGAERMERLDFEAHGDFIVRGDEQQLEQLVRNLVDNAMKYGAPDSMVTVRLAPQGETRVLLTVTDHGDGIAPEHIPHLTRRFYRTDPGRSRASGGTGLGLAIVKHIVERHRGKLSIESKLGEGTRVKVSLPLAD; this is encoded by the coding sequence ATGAGCGAGCGCTCCTTTCCCTGGTCCGCCTTCGCCCTCGCCGTGGCGACCGCCATCGCACTTCTCGTGCTGGGCGACGACCTGCTTACCGTTGCACTCGTGCTGCTGGTCTGGGCCGGTTCGCTGTGGCTCGTCGGCGCGACCCCGCCGCCTGCGGTCGAGCAGAACAGCAATGGCGCGATCTCCCGCGATTCGATGGGCGACCTCTTCGAGCATTCGGAAACACCCGTACTCCTGACCGACCGCGGACGCGTGATCGTCGCCAATCTCGCCGCACGCCGCCTGCTGGGCGCGCACGTGCTGGGTCAGGACGTCAGAATGGCCTTGCGCCAGCCGGAAGCCGTCAGCCTGCTCGACAGCGACCAGGACGGCGCAGCCATCGTGCGCGGCCTTGCCCGGCGAAGCGATATCTGGCGCGTGAACCGCAAGTTGCTCGACACCAACCTCTCGGTCATCGAGCTGGTCAACAAGACCGCCGAGGCCGACATCAGCCGTGCGCACACCGATTTCGTCGCCAACGCCAGCCACGAGCTGCGCACGCCGCTCGCCTCGATCCTCGGCTATGTCGAGACGCTGCGCGAGGAGGACCGGCCCGAGCCGGAAATGGCGGACAAGTTCCTCGCCACGATCCAGCGCGAAGCCAGGCGCCTGCAGGACCTCGTTAGCGATCTCATGTCGCTCTCGCGTATCGAGGCGGAAAAGCACGACATGCCGGCCAGCACAGTCGCCCTTGCCGCCGTCGCCAAGCGCGCGGCGCAGGACGGGGCCGGCGCAGAACGCATGGAGCGGCTCGATTTCGAGGCGCATGGCGATTTCATCGTGCGCGGAGACGAACAGCAGCTCGAACAGCTGGTGCGCAACCTCGTCGACAATGCCATGAAATACGGCGCGCCCGACAGCATGGTGACCGTCCGCCTGGCGCCGCAGGGCGAGACACGCGTGCTGCTGACCGTGACCGATCACGGCGACGGCATCGCGCCCGAACATATCCCGCATCTCACGCGCCGTTTCTACCGCACGGATCCGGGCCGCAGCCGTGCCTCGGGCGGGACCGGCCTTGGCCTTGCCATCGTGAAGCACATTGTCGAGCGGCACCGAGGAAAGCTGTCGATCGAGAGCAAGCTGGGCGAAGGGACGCGGGTCAAGGTCTCGCTCCCGCTCGCGGACTGA
- a CDS encoding porin yields MKPAFRLSVIAAALSCTIATPVAAQDAAAPTAERSLAEMRAQLAALASRIDQLEGELAQEKAANAAQDASIAANTEAVAKPAPAPAVAQLEKKDGWSFKPRGRLMFDAGFTSVPDSTGREDGFASEVRRARLGASGGLGGGFEYKFELDFAGNEVEAADAYLSYGNGPLEVIVGHHNNFQSLEELTSSLHTSFIERAAFTDAFGFERRIGASVSYSQGIVLAQAGVFTDNFDDTGTNNRGIDGRLVVMPKMGDTQLHFGGSLHFNELGEDAGSVRYRQRPLVHFTSERFVNTGNLAADSEFGAGLEAAVISGPFHAAAEGYWQNVDMPAMTDSPTFFGGYAEVGYFLTKGDTRGYKGGKFDRTKPASAVGEGGIGSIQLNLRYDYLDLNDAGIIGGVQNGYLASLVWKPTDYTLFSLNYGKMDYDDAAYATATGDTSYTVDAFGVRAQVDF; encoded by the coding sequence ATGAAACCGGCATTCCGGCTGTCCGTCATCGCGGCGGCACTGAGCTGCACCATCGCCACTCCCGTCGCCGCACAGGATGCGGCTGCACCCACTGCAGAGCGGAGCCTGGCCGAAATGCGCGCGCAGCTCGCGGCCCTGGCGTCGCGCATCGACCAGCTCGAAGGCGAGCTGGCGCAGGAAAAGGCTGCCAACGCTGCACAGGATGCATCGATTGCTGCCAACACCGAAGCGGTTGCCAAGCCCGCGCCCGCGCCGGCAGTGGCACAGCTCGAAAAGAAGGACGGCTGGAGCTTCAAGCCCCGCGGCCGCCTGATGTTCGATGCCGGCTTCACCAGCGTGCCCGATTCGACCGGCCGTGAAGACGGTTTCGCCAGCGAAGTTCGCCGTGCGCGCCTCGGCGCCTCGGGCGGCCTTGGCGGCGGTTTCGAATACAAGTTCGAGCTCGATTTCGCCGGTAACGAGGTCGAGGCTGCCGATGCCTACCTCAGCTATGGCAATGGCCCGCTCGAAGTGATCGTGGGCCACCACAACAACTTCCAGTCGCTCGAAGAGCTGACCAGCTCGCTGCACACCAGCTTCATCGAACGTGCCGCCTTCACCGATGCCTTCGGTTTCGAGCGCCGCATCGGTGCCTCGGTCAGCTATTCGCAGGGCATCGTGCTGGCACAGGCCGGTGTGTTCACCGACAATTTCGACGATACCGGCACCAACAATCGTGGCATCGACGGACGCCTCGTCGTCATGCCGAAAATGGGCGACACCCAGCTCCACTTCGGCGGTTCGCTCCACTTCAACGAACTGGGCGAAGACGCCGGCAGCGTGCGCTATCGCCAGCGCCCGCTGGTTCACTTTACCTCCGAACGCTTCGTCAACACCGGCAATCTTGCCGCCGACAGCGAATTCGGCGCAGGCCTGGAAGCAGCCGTGATTTCGGGCCCGTTCCACGCGGCAGCGGAAGGCTACTGGCAGAACGTGGACATGCCCGCGATGACGGACAGCCCGACCTTCTTCGGCGGCTATGCCGAGGTCGGCTACTTCCTCACCAAGGGTGACACGCGCGGTTACAAGGGCGGCAAGTTCGACCGCACCAAGCCGGCCAGCGCGGTGGGCGAAGGCGGGATCGGCTCGATCCAGCTGAACCTGCGTTACGATTACCTCGACCTCAACGATGCTGGGATCATCGGCGGCGTGCAGAATGGCTACCTCGCCTCGCTGGTGTGGAAGCCGACCGACTACACGCTCTTCAGCCTGAACTACGGCAAGATGGATTATGACGATGCCGCCTATGCAACGGCAACCGGCGACACGTCCTACACCGTAGATGCCTTCGGCGTGCGCGCACAGGTCGATTTCTGA
- a CDS encoding substrate-binding domain-containing protein → MTKTFKFALAAASALALTACGDNAGGGATRDQIKAVGSSTVFPFAKAVSEAFARDTQFASPIIESTGTGGGMKLFCAGVGAQTPDIAHASRRMKSSEFADCQANGVTDIIEVQVGLDGIALASSKGGIMMNLTPKMVYEALAASPYGKEQTAKNWSDVDPSLPNQPILVYGPPSTSGTRDALKELILEAGCKTDAATAALKETDEDRYDQVCTEVRSDGAYVDQGEQDNLIVQKIEGNPNAVGIFGYSYLEENLDKVQGLPMNGVDPTYENIASFAYPGARPLFMYVKKAHLDAIPGLKEFLTQWSTMWGKDGALTKIGLVSNPDDAMAKAAAAVTEYTTLDGSELK, encoded by the coding sequence ATGACCAAGACTTTCAAATTCGCTCTCGCCGCCGCTTCGGCCCTTGCCCTCACCGCTTGCGGTGACAATGCCGGTGGCGGTGCGACCCGCGACCAGATCAAGGCCGTCGGCTCGTCGACCGTCTTCCCGTTCGCCAAGGCCGTTTCCGAAGCTTTCGCACGCGACACGCAGTTCGCCTCGCCGATCATCGAATCGACCGGTACCGGCGGCGGCATGAAGCTGTTCTGCGCCGGCGTCGGCGCCCAGACGCCCGACATCGCGCATGCCTCGCGCCGCATGAAGTCGAGTGAATTCGCCGACTGCCAGGCCAATGGCGTGACCGACATCATCGAAGTCCAGGTCGGCCTCGACGGCATTGCCCTCGCTTCGTCGAAGGGCGGCATCATGATGAACCTGACGCCGAAGATGGTCTACGAAGCGCTCGCCGCCTCGCCCTACGGCAAGGAACAGACCGCCAAGAACTGGTCGGACGTCGATCCCTCGCTGCCGAACCAGCCGATCCTCGTCTACGGTCCGCCGAGCACCTCGGGCACGCGCGACGCGCTCAAGGAACTGATCCTCGAAGCGGGCTGCAAGACCGACGCCGCCACCGCAGCGCTCAAGGAAACCGACGAAGACCGTTACGACCAGGTCTGCACCGAGGTCCGCAGCGACGGCGCCTATGTCGACCAGGGCGAACAGGACAACCTCATCGTCCAGAAGATCGAAGGCAACCCGAACGCAGTGGGTATCTTCGGCTACTCCTACCTTGAAGAGAATCTCGACAAGGTGCAGGGCCTGCCCATGAACGGCGTCGATCCGACCTACGAGAACATCGCCAGCTTCGCCTATCCGGGCGCGCGCCCCCTCTTCATGTACGTGAAGAAGGCGCACCTCGACGCGATCCCGGGCCTGAAGGAATTCCTCACCCAGTGGTCGACCATGTGGGGCAAGGACGGCGCGCTGACCAAGATCGGTCTCGTGTCGAATCCCGATGATGCGATGGCCAAGGCTGCCGCAGCCGTCACCGAATACACCACGCTCGACGGTTCCGAGCTGAAGTAA